A stretch of Schistosoma mansoni, WGS project CABG00000000 data, supercontig 0013, strain Puerto Rico, whole genome shotgun sequence DNA encodes these proteins:
- a CDS encoding phd finger protein, putative, protein MLYSSTVNTEVLNDKKNYKKHQCIVRNY, encoded by the coding sequence ATGCTTTACAGCTCGACAGTAAACACTGAAGTCCTTAACGATAAGAAAAATTATAAGAAACATCAATGTATAGTGAGAAATTATTAA